The following coding sequences are from one Eucalyptus grandis isolate ANBG69807.140 chromosome 11, ASM1654582v1, whole genome shotgun sequence window:
- the LOC108956285 gene encoding eugenol synthase 1, giving the protein MEITSNSCNKSKILIFGGTGYFGKHVVRASASFGHPTFLFVRPATPQMPPSSLQLRGEFRSLGVTLVQGELEEHEKMVSVLKQVDIVISVLPVSAIPDQIKIIDAIIAAGNIERFLPSEFGCEEDRITPLPPFEAFLEKKKKIRRLLEASTIPYTFVSANCYAAYFISLLLHPHDPRPDLVVYGTGEAKAVLNWEQDIAKYTIKVANDPRTRNRVVIYRPPGNIISQNELISSWEKKTGRRFEKVCVQEDELIKLSQSLPSPDNIAVSILHSVFARGDLMSFDLDEDDLEASCLYPEIEYTTIDQLLDIFLVDPPEPARAALE; this is encoded by the exons atggagatcaCGAGCAATAGTTGCAATAAGAGCAAGATACTCATTTTTGGAGGCACTGGTTACTTCGGCAAACATGTAGTGAGGGCTAGCGCGTCATTCGGCCACCCCACCTTCCTATTCGTTCGACCGGCCACCCCTCAAATGCCTCCCTCCAGTCTACAACTTCGTGGCGAATTTCGATCTCTTGGTGTTACCCTTGTCCAG GGAGAATTGGAGGAGCATGAGAAGATGGTATCCGTTCTCAAACAAGTCGATATCGTGATCTCCGTGCTTCCAGTATCTGCTATCCCCgatcaaatcaaaataatcgaTGCCATAATTGCAGCTGGCAACATAGAG AGGTTCCTACCATCCGAGTTCGGGTGCGAAGAGGACAGGATCACCCCACTCCCACCATTCGAAGCATTcctggagaagaagaagaaaatcaggAGGCTCCTCGAAGCATCTACCATTCCCTACACTTTCGTCTCCGCCAATTGCTACGCCGCGTACTTCATCAGTCTTCTGCTTCACCCTCACGACCCACGACCTGACCTCGTTGTCTATGGGACTGGCGAGGCAAAGG CTGTGCTTAATTGGGAGCAAGACATTGCCAAATACACTATCAAAGTGGCAAACGACCCGAGGACACGCAACCGTGTTGTGATTTACCGTCCGCCGGGGAACATAATCTCTCAGAACGAGTTGATCTCGTCGTGGGAAAAGAAAACGGGTCGGAGATTCGAGAAGGTATGCGTGCAGGAGGATGAGCTGATCAAGCTCTCTCAGA GCTTGCCGAGTCCGGATAACATAGCGGTGTCCATCTTGCACTCCGTATTCGCCAGGGGAGATCTGATGAGCTTCGACCTAGACGAGGATGACCTTGAAGCTTCGTGCTTGTATCCCGAAATCGAGTACACCACCATCGACCAGCTCCTCG